GGCTGTCTATACTCCGGTTAATGCTCTTGCAGCGCTAGGATCAATTATATTTACCGGTACCGACGCAGCTCCGGAAAATAGCGGAGTTTATCTTTCCACAGATAACGGGCAAAGCTGGGCAAAGGCAGACAGCGGTCTCTCCAATAAAATGGTGACTTCCTTTGCCGTAATCGATTCCAATATTTTTGCGGGGACCCATGGCGGAGTATTCCTTTCTACCAACCACGGTGCAAGCTGGAGCAGCGTCAGCACCGGACTGGTAAACACTTATGTTACTACTCTGGCAGTTAGCGGGAAGCATCTTTTTGCCGGGACAAAGGACGGAGTTTTTCTTACTACAGATAACGGCACAAACTGGAATAAAGCAAGTTCAGGTATACCTGACAAAGCGGAAGTCAATACATTTGCAGTAAACGGGACAGATATTTTTGCGGGAACAAACTACCTACAGGGAATAGATGGAATGGGGCTGTATGTATCCACTAATTCCGGAGCGAGCTGGACCGCTGCAAATAAAGGAATTGTAAATACCACGGTTACCTGTTTAGTGCTTAAGGGGAGTGATATTTTTGCTGGCACTCATGCCGGCCTTTTCCACTCCGGTGATGATGGTAACACCTGGGAAGTCCTGACGAACGGCCTTGGAAATAATTCAATCAGTGTTCTTGCCGTAAGCGGCGATTATATATTTGCCGGAACAGACAGTAACGGAGTCTTCCGTTCAAATGACAAGGGGACAACCTGGACTCAGGTAAATAGCGGATTAAAAAATCTATCTATTAAAGCGCTTTTCGTACACGGGACCGACCTTTTTGCGGGGCTCTGGAATTCGGGTGCTTTCCGGTCAACTGATAACGGTCAGAGCTGGAGGGAGATAAATAATGGCCTGACAAACCCCGGGGTAACATCATTTACTGCGAACAATAAATATATTTTTGCCGGAACCGGCTTCGGCGGAGTATTCCGTTCATCCGATAATGGAGATAACTGGACTGCAACTAAAAAACCTGACACTAAATACCTGTACTCAATGGCATCAATAGGAGACGTAATCTTTGCCGGGCATGACATGGGTTATGGAGTCATCCGTTCAACAGACAACGGGGATTCCTGGCAGCTGGTACAGGGAGGTTTTATATTTTCACTTGCAGTATCAGGAACGAATCTTTTTATTGGATCAGACAATGGAGTTTCTCTTTATGATGGCAGTGCTGGAACTACGAAAAAGGTTGGAACCGGATTTCCCGATCTTCCCGTTTTTGAAATTATCTCTATGGCAGCATCCGTGAATGAACTGTATGCCGGGAGCTGGAACTACGGCGTGTGGAAACGCCCATTGTCAGAAATGATAATGCCAGCTCCACAACCAGGCATTCCAAATTTAATCTCTGTGAAAAATAATTCC
Above is a genomic segment from Ignavibacteria bacterium containing:
- a CDS encoding T9SS type A sorting domain-containing protein; this translates as MKNLFTILLCWVMFYLVLSDNYLHAQWTQTKGPSGGSVASLAVSGPNILAAVGQGQGIFLSTDNGKSWSKIKNIFPEYNYVTSVAAPGSNTIAGTGEGLYLSTDNGINWTMLNSGPIYARAFASTGTRIFCAGDNGLYYSTDNGNTWTKLTDAPAVYTPVNALAALGSIIFTGTDAAPENSGVYLSTDNGQSWAKADSGLSNKMVTSFAVIDSNIFAGTHGGVFLSTNHGASWSSVSTGLVNTYVTTLAVSGKHLFAGTKDGVFLTTDNGTNWNKASSGIPDKAEVNTFAVNGTDIFAGTNYLQGIDGMGLYVSTNSGASWTAANKGIVNTTVTCLVLKGSDIFAGTHAGLFHSGDDGNTWEVLTNGLGNNSISVLAVSGDYIFAGTDSNGVFRSNDKGTTWTQVNSGLKNLSIKALFVHGTDLFAGLWNSGAFRSTDNGQSWREINNGLTNPGVTSFTANNKYIFAGTGFGGVFRSSDNGDNWTATKKPDTKYLYSMASIGDVIFAGHDMGYGVIRSTDNGDSWQLVQGGFIFSLAVSGTNLFIGSDNGVSLYDGSAGTTKKVGTGFPDLPVFEIISMAASVNELYAGSWNYGVWKRPLSEMIMPAPQPGIPNLISVKNNSNDQPLDLTLSWNKASAADSYYLIVSNDSLFKDVVLSDSALADTSKEIKGLKEGMKYYWKVSSKNQAGKSPFSEVWNFTTILYAPEGLGASVQNNKKINLTWKDNSENEAGYIIERKMDADFIPIDTVNANTLSYTDSTAKPATYHYRIYAYTPFAVSAYSNIASITLTGVDAFAFIPNEFRLFQNYPNPFNPVSTIRYWLPERSFVELKIFDMLGREVSTLLNEEKDPGEYKIQFNASGIPSGVYIYTISAGRFTDTKKFILLK